From one Saccharomyces cerevisiae S288c mitochondrion, complete genome genomic stretch:
- the OLI1 gene encoding F0 ATP synthase subunit c (F0-ATP synthase subunit c (ATPase-associated proteolipid); encoded on the mitochondrial genome; mutation confers oligomycin resistance; expression is specifically dependent on the nuclear genes AEP1 and AEP2) encodes MQLVLAAKYIGAGISTIGLLGAGIGIAIVFAALINGVSRNPSIKDTVFPMAILGFALSEATGLFCLMVSFLLLFGV; translated from the coding sequence ATGCAATTAGTATTAGCAGCTAAATATATTGGAGCAGGTATCTCAACAATTGGTTTATTAGGAGCAGGTATTGGTATTGCTATCGTATTCGCAGCTTTAATTAATGGTGTATCAAGAAACCCATCAATTAAAGACCTAGTATTCCCTATGGCTATTTTAGGTTTCGCCTTATCAGAAGCTACAGGTTTATTCTGTTTAATGGTTTCATTCTTATTATTATTCGGTGTATAA
- the VAR1 gene encoding mitochondrial 37S ribosomal protein VAR1 (Mitochondrial ribosomal protein of the small subunit; mitochondrially-encoded; polymorphic in different strains due to variation in number of AAT (asparagine) codons; translated near the mitochondrial inner membrane; may have a role in loss of mitochondrial DNA under stress conditions) — MKLKLLNMILSMMNKTNNNNNIIINNTLDSLMNKKLLLKNMLLDMNNKKMNNMKRMLNNNNMNPAGANPVVHRIGPAGNINNKLQHLNNMNNWNTQIYNYNKNMEIMNTMNDKLINKLLYKMMTLKLNNMNINKIIMSKTINQHSLNKLNIKFYYYNNDINNNNNNNNNNYYMNMMNKLMNIMNNNMNNNLCNILSYYYKKKVTIEPIKLSYIYLNSDIFSKYISLNDMDKYNNGILTNYQRMLNNIMPKLNDHNISMNYINNINNINNNKYNNMINLLNNNNNINNNNNYNNNNNNYIGNINNIYNNMTIDNIPMDILMYKYLVGWSIKFKGRLSNNNGRTSTTNLLNGTFNNKKYLWSNINNNYKLNYIPSNHNLYNNSNINKNGKYNIKVKLNFI; from the coding sequence ATGAAATTAAAATTATTAAATATAATTTTATCAATAATAAATAAACTTAATAATAATAATAATATTATTATTAATAATCTATTAGATTCATTAATAAATAAGAAATTATTATTAAAGAATATATTATTAGATATAAATAATAAAAAAATAAATAATATAAAAAGAATATTAAATAATAATAATATAAACCCCGCGGGCGCCAATCCGGTTGTTCACCGGATTGGTCCCGCGGGGAATATTAATAATAAATTACAACATTTAAATAATATAAATAATTGAAATCTACAAATTTATAATTATAATAAAAATATAGAAATTATAAATACTATAAATGATAAATTAATTAATAAATTATTATATAAAATAATAACTTTAAAATTAAATAATATAAATATTAATAAAATTATTATAAGTAAACTTATTAATCAACATAGTTTAAATAAATTAAATATTAAATTTTATTATTATAATAATGATATTAATAATAATAATAATAATAATAATAATAATTATTATATAAATATAATAAATAAATTAATAAATATTATAAATAATAATATAAATAATAATTTATGTAATATTTTAAGTTATTATTATAAAAAAAAAGTAACTATTGAACCTATTAAATTATCATATATTTATTTAAATAGTGATATTTTTAGTAAATATATTAGTTTAAATGATATAGATAAATATAATAATGGTATCTTAACTAATTATCAACGTATATTAAATAATATTATGCCTAAATTAAATGATCATAATATTTCTATAAATTATATTAATAATATTAATAATATTAATAATAATAAATATAATAATATAATTAATTTATTAAATAATAATAATAATATTAATAATAATAATAATTATAATAATAATAATAATAATTATATTGGTAATATTAATAATATTTATAATAATATAACTATTGATAATATTCCTATAGATATTTTAATATATAAATATTTAGTTGGTTGATCTATTAAATTTAAAGGTAGATTAAGTAATAATAATGGTAGAACTAGTACACTTAATTTATTAAATGGTACTTTTAATAATAAAAAATATTTATGAAGTAATATTAATAATAATTATAAATTAAATTATATCCCTTCTAATCATAATTTATATAATAATTCTAATATTAATAAAAATGGTAAATATAATATTAAAGTTAAATTAAACTTTATTTAA